A region from the Palaemon carinicauda isolate YSFRI2023 chromosome 16, ASM3689809v2, whole genome shotgun sequence genome encodes:
- the LOC137655773 gene encoding collagen alpha-1(XI) chain-like isoform X2 codes for MDKAQRLRLILQGLIWAWIYRHVDAAGGSLLEAVGVREQPLGVVTTRGMCDERPGQDGHDIAYKVAKQAVLTVPTDRLFPDEFPEDFSIMTTLRPDQGSSSVLFGLYSDSGDDQLLVEVGDIVRLFYRDQNGNPEEGNTTEFGVAINDGKWHRLGISIKGNSVTLLVDCETSMTLPLPRDSPSHISKAGIILLGQQLLEEKYFAGDIQQLDLYGGPEAAYEHCEVFMPNCDQELPDLQALAQTNIEYVGGSDDETVYSKTYANDNVTIEAGYGIAASEGDLESGLAFSPHGVLRGYPGPQGPPGPPGPKGEPGRDGLSGTDGITGPPGHVFMIPLNLEGNQKGPDQMIEQFQQMLSQHMMAMRGVAGPMGLTGLPGPEGPSGETGLKGEPGDMGEPGPRGMRGNIGPMGRTGRRGRPGRDGERGLSGIPGSKGDPGLRGLPGMPGDKGHRGVTGSTGAPGLPGHEGMPGEPGSPGLTGLPGEMGPRGFIGPRGFPGLPGPPGIPGSEGALGPKGNNGPAGQPGPPGQAGPNGPIGPPGPQGLLGPPGPAGPRGKPGLPGLAGADGLPGHPGNPGIVGSKGDKGPNGAQGPIGFPGSRGVKGDQGSRGMQGEKGDKGDQGSDGEKGDMGLKGERGELGPEGQAGLEGPEGPKGFEGPRGESGSPGPDGEKGKLGVPGFPGYPGPPGDKGDKGSPGLLGRPGDKGERGHSGLPGERGEQGPRGFQGKRGRRGKLGFPGPKGDTGQPGPPGPIGEQGFQGPEGPLGFAGETGPPGPDGKDGIAGPPGERGPPGEQGNEGPSGPPGVVGPIGPSGEPGTPGEAGPPGAPGVPGQEGRPGDAGKEGPPGPMGPPGKTGPVGPPGMPGFPGERGLAGIPGAAGLKGESGPPGPAGSPGDKGAQGLAGNAGPQGPEGKTGPRGPRGSSGAKGERGDPGAPGPTGRDGLPGQRGLPGPPGPVGEPGEDGDKGEAGPPGEKGFKGGKGLQGPPGAQGLQGLRGAPGSAGAPGERGAPGLMGRSGRKGEDGPVGLPGPAGPAGLQGLPGPSGSKGEKGDHGKRGPPGPLGPTGDDGPPGSKGGQGLPGNPGPDGLQGEKGEPGQPGVPGPPGTDGKHGKQGPPGPKGEEGKPGQQGSPGVRGPIGPPGPKGSAGPPGFPGPNGEPGKQGPKGVPGKDGEDGKQGEMGPPGEPGQPGQMGLPGANGKPGPEGPAGMQGAPGLPGEKGDTGLPGPHGPSGPTGPQGLPGPQGLPGLRGSPGPAGDVGVPGKEGSPGQPGLPGNSGQKGQKGSRGRRGPKGHRGEIGVSGPKGDLGEKGEPGMKGPQGPSGVKGEPGPLGLQGMKGGDGPQGLPGLLGPPGPKGVPGATGPKGETGPSGPPGPPGPPGELPLLPPELLFQRDAPYDSSDDSRFKRAAKDYDCRIGEVCDDLPESEDDDLEEGGDDDGDFEGGFGSLIGGDDDDNTIPEGKERIGGGGRRRRIKPQGERTPSKPTRGETDQFDVKLLDMYTNIYTMRGDLERMKKPIGTKDNPARTCKDLFYGHPKFKDGWYWIDPNLGMPDDAVYVFCNMTVEGETCVFPDVHSSKIINIPWRKTSMAEAWFSQLRGGFRITYETTGVVQMTFLRLLSSYAYQNFTYSCVQSKAWFDEEQLNHDKAIKLMGEDEQIFSIDTIKPEVLIDGCAAKGGIPGNTNTVFEVRTEDLEHLPLVDFQPTDYGLPNQAFGFEAGPVCFK; via the exons CGGGAGGCAGCTTGCTGGAGGCGGTGGGCGTGCGGGAGCAGCCCTTGGGCGTGGTCACAACCCGTGGCATGTGCGACGAGCGACCCGGCCAAGATGGTCATGACATCGCCTACAAAGTAGCCAAGCAAGCTGTCCTCACCGTCCCGACTGACCGACTCTTTCCTG ATGAATTTCCCGAAGACTTCAGCATCATGACGACCTTAAGACCTGACCAAGGGTCCAGTTCGGTCCTTTTTGGTCTGTACTCCGACTCCGGTGACGACCAGCTCCTGGTGGAGGTTGGAGACATCGTCAGGCTCTTCTATCGAGACCAGAACGGGAATCCTGAGGAAGGAAACACCACGGAATTTGGAGTTGCGATCAACGACGGCAA gTGGCATCGGCTAGGAATTAGCATCAAAGGCAACAGCGTGACCTTGCTGGTGGACTGCGAGACATCAATGACCCTTCCGTTGCCCAGAGACTCTCCTTCACATATTTCCAAAGCGGGAATCATTCTCCTCGGCCAACAGCTCCTCGAGGAGAAGTACTTCGCT GGAGATATTCAACAACTCGACCTGTATGGCGGCCCGGAAGCAGCTTACGAACATTGCGAGGTCTTCATGCCGAACTGCGACCAAGAGCTCCCTGACCTCCAAGCATTGGCTCAGACGAACATCGAATACGTTGGCGGTAGTGACGATGAAACGGTCTACAGTaaaacatatgccaatgacaacgtCACCATCGAAGCG GGTTATGGAATAGCAGCATCAGAAGGAGACTTGGAATCAGGTCTAGCATTCTCCCCCCATGGCGTCCTGCGAGGTTATCCAGGTCCCCAAGGACCACCAGGACCACCAGGGCCAAAAGGTGAACCCGGAAGAGATGGTCTATCAGGCACTGACGGCATAACTGGGCCGCCTGGCCATGTGTTCATGATACCG ttaaatttAGAAGGAAACCAAAAAGGACCAGACCAGATGATTGAGCAGTTCCAGCAAATGTTATCCCAACACATGATGGCCATGAGAGGAGTGGCTGGTCCTATGGGTCTAACTGGTCTTCCTGGACCGGAAGGACCTTCTGGAGAGACCGGGCTCAAAGGAGAACCTGGAGATATGGGAGAACCG GGTCCAAGGGGTATGAGAGGTAACATCGGTCCTATGGGACGTACTGGTAgacgaggtcgacctggaagagACGGAGAACGTGGTCTATCAGGTATTCCTGGATCTAAGGGTGACCCTGGTCTTCGAGGTCTACCAG GTATGCCTGGTGATAAAGGTCACAGGGGTGTAACAGGATCTACAGGTGCTCCAGGCCTTCCAGGGCATGAAGGGATGCCTGGTGAACCAGGCTCTCCTGGCTTGACTGGCCTTCCGGGTGAAATG GGCCCTCGTGGTTTCATTGGACCAAGAGGATTTCCTGGCTTACCTGGTCCTCCTGGCATTCCTGGAAGTGAAGGTGCCCTTGGTCCTAAAGGTAACAATGGACCTGCAGGCCAGCCTGGCCCACCTGGTCAGGCTGGACCTAATGGTCCAATTGGTCCTCCTGGACCTCAGGGTCTCCTTGGTCCACCAGGTCCCGCT GGGCCACGTGGTAAGCCTGGCTTACCTGGCTTAGCTGGTGCTGATGGTTTACCTGGACATCCTGGAAATCCTGGTATTGTTGGTTCCAAAGGTGACAAAGGTCCTAATGGTGCACAG GGTCCAATTGGCTTCCCCGGATCACGAGGAGTAAAAGGAGATCAAGGAAGCAGAGGTATGCAAGGAGAGAAGGGTGATAAGGGAGACCAAGGCTCAGATGGTGAAAAGGGTGATATGGGACTCAAAGGAGAACGTGGAGAGCTTGGACCAGAAGGACAGGCTGGACTTGAAGGACCTGAAGGACCAAAG GGTTTTGAAGGACCtcgaggtgaaagtggttcccctggcCCAGATGGTGAAAAGGGAAAGCTTGGAGTTCCAGGTTTCCCTGGATACCCAGGCCCTCCAGGTGACAAGGGAGACAAGGGTTCACCGGGGCTATTAGGACGGCCAGGAGATAAAGGCGAACGAGGACACTCCGGTTTACCAGGAGAACGAGGTGAACAAGGACCTCGG GGTTTCCAAGGGAAACGAGGAAGACGAGGAAAACTTGGATTCCCAGGACCTAAGGGTGATACAGGACAACCAGGTCCACCAGGCCCTATTGGTGAGCAAGGCTTCCAGGGACCAGAAGGACCATTGGGCTTTGCTGGCGAAACTGGACCTCCAGGACCAGACGGAAAAGATGGAATTGCCGGGCCACCTGGCGAACGTGGTCCTCCC GGTGAACAAGGAAATGAAGGACCTTCTGGTCCTCCAGGTGTAGTTGGCCCTATAGGACCATCCGGTGAACCAGGAACTCCCGGGGAAGCTGGGCCACCTGGAGCTCCAGGCGTTCCTGGTCAAGAGGGCAGACCTGGTGATGCTGGGAAAGAAGGGCCTCCTGGACCAATGGGTCCCCCAGGAAAGACCGGTCCTGTTGGTCCTCCGGGTATGCCTGGATTCCCAGGAGAACGTGGTCTTGCAGGCATTCCT GGTGCAGCAGGTCTCAAAGGCGAATCAGGGCCACCAGGCCCAGCAGGTTCTCCGGGAGATAAAGGTGCACAGGGTTTGGCTGGTAATGCAGGGCCCCAAGGACCAGAAGGAAAAACAGGTCCCCGTGGTCCACGGGGCTCCTCTGGAGCAAAAGGAGAGAGG GGTGACCCAGGGGCTCCTGGTCCAACTGGTCGAGATGGCCTCCCAGGACAGCGTG GATTGCCCGGACCTCCTGGCCCGGTGGGAGAGCCTGGAGAGGATGGAGACAAGGGTGAGGCTGGTCCACCTGGAGAGAAAGGCTTCAAGGGAGGGAAAGGTCTACAG GGTCCTCCAGGTGCACAAGGGCTTCAAGGGTTACGAGGTGCTCCAGGATCCGCTGGGGCTCCAGGTGAACGTGGAGCACCAGGTCTAATGGGTCGAAGTGGCCGTAAAGGAGAAGATGGACCAGTAGGTTTACCAGGACCTGCTGGACCAGCTGGATTACAAGGACTTCCTGGACCATCTGGCTCTAAAGGTGAAAAGGGTGACCATGGAAAACGTGGACCTCCAGGACCTTTAGGGCCAACTGGAGATGACGGACCACCTGGTAGTAAAGGTGGACAAGGGTTACCTGGTAATCCTGGTCCTGATGGCCTTCAAGGTGAAAAGGGTGAACCAGGGCAACCTGGTGTACCTGGACCACCCGGAACAGATGGCAAACAC GGCAAACAAGGACCACCTGGACCAAAAGGAGAAGAAGGAAAACCCGGACAACAAGGATCTCCTGGAGTACGTGGACCAATCGGCCCTCCAGGTCCCAAGGGAAGTGCAGGTCCACCTGGATTCCCTGGACCTAATGGAGAACCTGGTAAACAAGGACCAAAAGGTGTACCTGGAAAGGATGGAGAGGATGGTAAACAAGGTGAAATGGGTCCACCAGGAGAACCCGGCCAGCCAGGGCAAATGGGTCTACCAGGAGCGAATGGCAAGCCT GGCCCAGAGGGACCTGCAGGCATGCAAGGAGCTCCAGGTCTACCAGGTGAGAAAGGTGACACTGGTTTACCTGGTCCCCATGGTCCAAGTGGTCCTACCGGACCCCAAGGTCTTCCAGGTCCTCAAGGTCTTCCTGGACTGCGCGGCTCACCTGGTCCTGCT GGAGATGTCGGTGTACCTGGCAAGGAAGGCTCTCCAGGACAGCCAGGTCTTCCAGGAAACTCTGGACAAAAAGGTCAAAAAGGCAGCAGAGGCCGACGAGGACCCAAAGGTCACCGTGGAGAAATAGGCGTGTCAGGTCCCAAAGGAGATCTTGGAGAGAAGGGCGAACCTGGCATGAAGGGACCCCAAGGCCCATCCGGGGTTAAAGGAGAACCA GGACCTCTAGGCCTTCAGGGAATGAAGGGAGGAGATGGTCCTCAAGGATTACCAGGTCTTCTTGGTCCACCAGGTCCAAAGGGAGTTCCTGGGGCAACTGGTCCGAAGGGTGAAACCGGTCCATCTGGTCCACCTGGTCCTCCTGGTCCTCCAGGCGAGCTGCCTCTCTTACCTCCAGAACTGTTATTCCAACGTGATGCTCCATATGATTCCTCTGACGATAGTCGATTTAAGAGAGCTGC AAAAGACTACGACTGTAGGATAGGCGAGGTGTGCGATGATCTTCCTGAATCTGAGGATGATGATCTGGAGgaaggtggtgatgatgatggtgattttgaAGGTGGCTTTGGTAGCCTaattggtggtgatgatgatgataacacaatCCCTGAGGGTAAAGAACGAATTgggggaggaggaaggagaaggagaataaAGCCACAAGGGGAAAG AACCCCTTCGAAACCCACTCGCGGGGAGACCGACCAGTTCGACGTGAAGCTGCTGGATATGTACACCAACATCTACACCATGAGAGGAGATCTCGAGAGGATGAAGAAGCCCATCGGGACGAAAGATAATCCAGCCAGGACCTGCAAAGACTTGTTCTACGGACACCCGAAATTCAAAG ATGGCTGGTATTGGATCGACCCTAATCTTGGAATGCCCGACGATGCTGTTTACGTGTTCTGCAACATGACAGTTGAAGGCGAAACGTGCGTCTTCCCAGACGTTCATTCCTCGAAGATCATCAACATCCCTTGGAGGAAGACATCGATGGCCGAAGCTTGGTTCTCTCAACTAAGAGGAGGATTCAGG ATTACATATGAGACGACTGGAGTTGTGCAGATGACATTCCTCCGGCTTCTGTCGTCCTACGCCTACCAAAATTTCACCTACAGCTGCGTTCAGTCTAAAGCTTGGTTTGACGAGGAACAACTCAATCATGATAAAGCTATCAAACTCATGGGAGAGGATGAACAGATATTTTCCATCGACACTATCAAACCTGAAGTGCTTATCGACGGATGTGCA GCAAAAGGGGGCATCCCAGGGAACACGAATACAGTATTTGAAGTTCGAACCGAGGACCTGGAACATCTCCCGCTTGTTGACTTCCAACCGACTGATTATGGCCTTCCCAATCAAGCGTTTGGGTTTGAGGCTGGGCCAGTATGCTTCAAGTAA
- the LOC137655773 gene encoding collagen alpha-1(XI) chain-like isoform X1: MDKAQRLRLILQGLIWAWIYRHVDAAGGSLLEAVGVREQPLGVVTTRGMCDERPGQDGHDIAYKVAKQAVLTVPTDRLFPDEFPEDFSIMTTLRPDQGSSSVLFGLYSDSGDDQLLVEVGDIVRLFYRDQNGNPEEGNTTEFGVAINDGKWHRLGISIKGNSVTLLVDCETSMTLPLPRDSPSHISKAGIILLGQQLLEEKYFAGDIQQLDLYGGPEAAYEHCEVFMPNCDQELPDLQALAQTNIEYVGGSDDETVYSKTYANDNVTIEAGYGIAASEGDLESGLAFSPHGVLRGYPGPQGPPGPPGPKGEPGRDGLSGTDGITGPPGHVFMIPLNLEGNQKGPDQMIEQFQQMLSQHMMAMRGVAGPMGLTGLPGPEGPSGETGLKGEPGDMGEPGPRGMRGNIGPMGRTGRRGRPGRDGERGLSGIPGSKGDPGLRGLPGMPGDKGHRGVTGSTGAPGLPGHEGMPGEPGSPGLTGLPGEMGPRGFIGPRGFPGLPGPPGIPGSEGALGPKGNNGPAGQPGPPGQAGPNGPIGPPGPQGLLGPPGPAGPRGKPGLPGLAGADGLPGHPGNPGIVGSKGDKGPNGAQGPIGFPGSRGVKGDQGSRGMQGEKGDKGDQGSDGEKGDMGLKGERGELGPEGQAGLEGPEGPKGFEGPRGESGSPGPDGEKGKLGVPGFPGYPGPPGDKGDKGSPGLLGRPGDKGERGHSGLPGERGEQGPRGFQGKRGRRGKLGFPGPKGDTGQPGPPGPIGEQGFQGPEGPLGFAGETGPPGPDGKDGIAGPPGERGPPGEQGNEGPSGPPGVVGPIGPSGEPGTPGEAGPPGAPGVPGQEGRPGDAGKEGPPGPMGPPGKTGPVGPPGMPGFPGERGLAGIPGAAGLKGESGPPGPAGSPGDKGAQGLAGNAGPQGPEGKTGPRGPRGSSGAKGERGDPGAPGPTGRDGLPGQRGLPGPPGPVGEPGEDGDKGEAGPPGEKGFKGGKGLQGPPGAQGLQGLRGAPGSAGAPGERGAPGLMGRSGRKGEDGPVGLPGPAGPAGLQGLPGPSGSKGEKGDHGKRGPPGPLGPTGDDGPPGSKGGQGLPGNPGPDGLQGEKGEPGQPGVPGPPGTDGKHGKQGPPGPKGEEGKPGQQGSPGVRGPIGPPGPKGSAGPPGFPGPNGEPGKQGPKGVPGKDGEDGKQGEMGPPGEPGQPGQMGLPGANGKPGPEGPAGMQGAPGLPGEKGDTGLPGPHGPSGPTGPQGLPGPQGLPGLRGSPGPAGDVGVPGKEGSPGQPGLPGNSGQKGQKGSRGRRGPKGHRGEIGVSGPKGDLGEKGEPGMKGPQGPSGVKGEPGPLGLQGMKGGDGPQGLPGLLGPPGPKGVPGATGPKGETGPSGPPGPPGPPGELPLLPPELLFQRDAPYDSSDDSRFKRAAKDYDCRIGEVCDDLPESEDDDLEEGGDDDGDFEGGFGSLIGGDDDDNTIPEGKERIGGGGRRRRIKPQGERRISGGRRRKGGHKAEARTPSKPTRGETDQFDVKLLDMYTNIYTMRGDLERMKKPIGTKDNPARTCKDLFYGHPKFKDGWYWIDPNLGMPDDAVYVFCNMTVEGETCVFPDVHSSKIINIPWRKTSMAEAWFSQLRGGFRITYETTGVVQMTFLRLLSSYAYQNFTYSCVQSKAWFDEEQLNHDKAIKLMGEDEQIFSIDTIKPEVLIDGCAAKGGIPGNTNTVFEVRTEDLEHLPLVDFQPTDYGLPNQAFGFEAGPVCFK, encoded by the exons CGGGAGGCAGCTTGCTGGAGGCGGTGGGCGTGCGGGAGCAGCCCTTGGGCGTGGTCACAACCCGTGGCATGTGCGACGAGCGACCCGGCCAAGATGGTCATGACATCGCCTACAAAGTAGCCAAGCAAGCTGTCCTCACCGTCCCGACTGACCGACTCTTTCCTG ATGAATTTCCCGAAGACTTCAGCATCATGACGACCTTAAGACCTGACCAAGGGTCCAGTTCGGTCCTTTTTGGTCTGTACTCCGACTCCGGTGACGACCAGCTCCTGGTGGAGGTTGGAGACATCGTCAGGCTCTTCTATCGAGACCAGAACGGGAATCCTGAGGAAGGAAACACCACGGAATTTGGAGTTGCGATCAACGACGGCAA gTGGCATCGGCTAGGAATTAGCATCAAAGGCAACAGCGTGACCTTGCTGGTGGACTGCGAGACATCAATGACCCTTCCGTTGCCCAGAGACTCTCCTTCACATATTTCCAAAGCGGGAATCATTCTCCTCGGCCAACAGCTCCTCGAGGAGAAGTACTTCGCT GGAGATATTCAACAACTCGACCTGTATGGCGGCCCGGAAGCAGCTTACGAACATTGCGAGGTCTTCATGCCGAACTGCGACCAAGAGCTCCCTGACCTCCAAGCATTGGCTCAGACGAACATCGAATACGTTGGCGGTAGTGACGATGAAACGGTCTACAGTaaaacatatgccaatgacaacgtCACCATCGAAGCG GGTTATGGAATAGCAGCATCAGAAGGAGACTTGGAATCAGGTCTAGCATTCTCCCCCCATGGCGTCCTGCGAGGTTATCCAGGTCCCCAAGGACCACCAGGACCACCAGGGCCAAAAGGTGAACCCGGAAGAGATGGTCTATCAGGCACTGACGGCATAACTGGGCCGCCTGGCCATGTGTTCATGATACCG ttaaatttAGAAGGAAACCAAAAAGGACCAGACCAGATGATTGAGCAGTTCCAGCAAATGTTATCCCAACACATGATGGCCATGAGAGGAGTGGCTGGTCCTATGGGTCTAACTGGTCTTCCTGGACCGGAAGGACCTTCTGGAGAGACCGGGCTCAAAGGAGAACCTGGAGATATGGGAGAACCG GGTCCAAGGGGTATGAGAGGTAACATCGGTCCTATGGGACGTACTGGTAgacgaggtcgacctggaagagACGGAGAACGTGGTCTATCAGGTATTCCTGGATCTAAGGGTGACCCTGGTCTTCGAGGTCTACCAG GTATGCCTGGTGATAAAGGTCACAGGGGTGTAACAGGATCTACAGGTGCTCCAGGCCTTCCAGGGCATGAAGGGATGCCTGGTGAACCAGGCTCTCCTGGCTTGACTGGCCTTCCGGGTGAAATG GGCCCTCGTGGTTTCATTGGACCAAGAGGATTTCCTGGCTTACCTGGTCCTCCTGGCATTCCTGGAAGTGAAGGTGCCCTTGGTCCTAAAGGTAACAATGGACCTGCAGGCCAGCCTGGCCCACCTGGTCAGGCTGGACCTAATGGTCCAATTGGTCCTCCTGGACCTCAGGGTCTCCTTGGTCCACCAGGTCCCGCT GGGCCACGTGGTAAGCCTGGCTTACCTGGCTTAGCTGGTGCTGATGGTTTACCTGGACATCCTGGAAATCCTGGTATTGTTGGTTCCAAAGGTGACAAAGGTCCTAATGGTGCACAG GGTCCAATTGGCTTCCCCGGATCACGAGGAGTAAAAGGAGATCAAGGAAGCAGAGGTATGCAAGGAGAGAAGGGTGATAAGGGAGACCAAGGCTCAGATGGTGAAAAGGGTGATATGGGACTCAAAGGAGAACGTGGAGAGCTTGGACCAGAAGGACAGGCTGGACTTGAAGGACCTGAAGGACCAAAG GGTTTTGAAGGACCtcgaggtgaaagtggttcccctggcCCAGATGGTGAAAAGGGAAAGCTTGGAGTTCCAGGTTTCCCTGGATACCCAGGCCCTCCAGGTGACAAGGGAGACAAGGGTTCACCGGGGCTATTAGGACGGCCAGGAGATAAAGGCGAACGAGGACACTCCGGTTTACCAGGAGAACGAGGTGAACAAGGACCTCGG GGTTTCCAAGGGAAACGAGGAAGACGAGGAAAACTTGGATTCCCAGGACCTAAGGGTGATACAGGACAACCAGGTCCACCAGGCCCTATTGGTGAGCAAGGCTTCCAGGGACCAGAAGGACCATTGGGCTTTGCTGGCGAAACTGGACCTCCAGGACCAGACGGAAAAGATGGAATTGCCGGGCCACCTGGCGAACGTGGTCCTCCC GGTGAACAAGGAAATGAAGGACCTTCTGGTCCTCCAGGTGTAGTTGGCCCTATAGGACCATCCGGTGAACCAGGAACTCCCGGGGAAGCTGGGCCACCTGGAGCTCCAGGCGTTCCTGGTCAAGAGGGCAGACCTGGTGATGCTGGGAAAGAAGGGCCTCCTGGACCAATGGGTCCCCCAGGAAAGACCGGTCCTGTTGGTCCTCCGGGTATGCCTGGATTCCCAGGAGAACGTGGTCTTGCAGGCATTCCT GGTGCAGCAGGTCTCAAAGGCGAATCAGGGCCACCAGGCCCAGCAGGTTCTCCGGGAGATAAAGGTGCACAGGGTTTGGCTGGTAATGCAGGGCCCCAAGGACCAGAAGGAAAAACAGGTCCCCGTGGTCCACGGGGCTCCTCTGGAGCAAAAGGAGAGAGG GGTGACCCAGGGGCTCCTGGTCCAACTGGTCGAGATGGCCTCCCAGGACAGCGTG GATTGCCCGGACCTCCTGGCCCGGTGGGAGAGCCTGGAGAGGATGGAGACAAGGGTGAGGCTGGTCCACCTGGAGAGAAAGGCTTCAAGGGAGGGAAAGGTCTACAG GGTCCTCCAGGTGCACAAGGGCTTCAAGGGTTACGAGGTGCTCCAGGATCCGCTGGGGCTCCAGGTGAACGTGGAGCACCAGGTCTAATGGGTCGAAGTGGCCGTAAAGGAGAAGATGGACCAGTAGGTTTACCAGGACCTGCTGGACCAGCTGGATTACAAGGACTTCCTGGACCATCTGGCTCTAAAGGTGAAAAGGGTGACCATGGAAAACGTGGACCTCCAGGACCTTTAGGGCCAACTGGAGATGACGGACCACCTGGTAGTAAAGGTGGACAAGGGTTACCTGGTAATCCTGGTCCTGATGGCCTTCAAGGTGAAAAGGGTGAACCAGGGCAACCTGGTGTACCTGGACCACCCGGAACAGATGGCAAACAC GGCAAACAAGGACCACCTGGACCAAAAGGAGAAGAAGGAAAACCCGGACAACAAGGATCTCCTGGAGTACGTGGACCAATCGGCCCTCCAGGTCCCAAGGGAAGTGCAGGTCCACCTGGATTCCCTGGACCTAATGGAGAACCTGGTAAACAAGGACCAAAAGGTGTACCTGGAAAGGATGGAGAGGATGGTAAACAAGGTGAAATGGGTCCACCAGGAGAACCCGGCCAGCCAGGGCAAATGGGTCTACCAGGAGCGAATGGCAAGCCT GGCCCAGAGGGACCTGCAGGCATGCAAGGAGCTCCAGGTCTACCAGGTGAGAAAGGTGACACTGGTTTACCTGGTCCCCATGGTCCAAGTGGTCCTACCGGACCCCAAGGTCTTCCAGGTCCTCAAGGTCTTCCTGGACTGCGCGGCTCACCTGGTCCTGCT GGAGATGTCGGTGTACCTGGCAAGGAAGGCTCTCCAGGACAGCCAGGTCTTCCAGGAAACTCTGGACAAAAAGGTCAAAAAGGCAGCAGAGGCCGACGAGGACCCAAAGGTCACCGTGGAGAAATAGGCGTGTCAGGTCCCAAAGGAGATCTTGGAGAGAAGGGCGAACCTGGCATGAAGGGACCCCAAGGCCCATCCGGGGTTAAAGGAGAACCA GGACCTCTAGGCCTTCAGGGAATGAAGGGAGGAGATGGTCCTCAAGGATTACCAGGTCTTCTTGGTCCACCAGGTCCAAAGGGAGTTCCTGGGGCAACTGGTCCGAAGGGTGAAACCGGTCCATCTGGTCCACCTGGTCCTCCTGGTCCTCCAGGCGAGCTGCCTCTCTTACCTCCAGAACTGTTATTCCAACGTGATGCTCCATATGATTCCTCTGACGATAGTCGATTTAAGAGAGCTGC AAAAGACTACGACTGTAGGATAGGCGAGGTGTGCGATGATCTTCCTGAATCTGAGGATGATGATCTGGAGgaaggtggtgatgatgatggtgattttgaAGGTGGCTTTGGTAGCCTaattggtggtgatgatgatgataacacaatCCCTGAGGGTAAAGAACGAATTgggggaggaggaaggagaaggagaataaAGCCACAAGGGGAAAG ACGCATCAGCGGCGGCCGACGAAGAAAAGGCGGACATAAGGCTGAAGCCAG AACCCCTTCGAAACCCACTCGCGGGGAGACCGACCAGTTCGACGTGAAGCTGCTGGATATGTACACCAACATCTACACCATGAGAGGAGATCTCGAGAGGATGAAGAAGCCCATCGGGACGAAAGATAATCCAGCCAGGACCTGCAAAGACTTGTTCTACGGACACCCGAAATTCAAAG ATGGCTGGTATTGGATCGACCCTAATCTTGGAATGCCCGACGATGCTGTTTACGTGTTCTGCAACATGACAGTTGAAGGCGAAACGTGCGTCTTCCCAGACGTTCATTCCTCGAAGATCATCAACATCCCTTGGAGGAAGACATCGATGGCCGAAGCTTGGTTCTCTCAACTAAGAGGAGGATTCAGG ATTACATATGAGACGACTGGAGTTGTGCAGATGACATTCCTCCGGCTTCTGTCGTCCTACGCCTACCAAAATTTCACCTACAGCTGCGTTCAGTCTAAAGCTTGGTTTGACGAGGAACAACTCAATCATGATAAAGCTATCAAACTCATGGGAGAGGATGAACAGATATTTTCCATCGACACTATCAAACCTGAAGTGCTTATCGACGGATGTGCA GCAAAAGGGGGCATCCCAGGGAACACGAATACAGTATTTGAAGTTCGAACCGAGGACCTGGAACATCTCCCGCTTGTTGACTTCCAACCGACTGATTATGGCCTTCCCAATCAAGCGTTTGGGTTTGAGGCTGGGCCAGTATGCTTCAAGTAA